In one Bombyx mori chromosome 4, ASM3026992v2 genomic region, the following are encoded:
- the LOC101737857 gene encoding transcription and mRNA export factor ENY2 — translation MTVNNTIAHQRLILSGDRERFKELLRRRLIECGWRDQVRMLCRDIVKENESGNITFDSLVTKVTPRARALVPDSVKKELLQKIKTHLLTQKDQ, via the exons ATGACTGTGAATAACACCATTGCACACCAACGTTTAATTCTTAGTGGAGATCGAGAAAG gtttaaGGAGCTTTTGAGAAGGAGATTAATAGAATGTGGATGGAGAGATCAAGTCAGAATGCTATGTCGAGACATAGTGAAAGAAAATGAGAGCGGAAACATCACATTTGATTCTTTAGTAACAAAGGTGACTCCCCGTGCTAGAGCACTTGTGCCAGATTCAGTGAAAAAAGAATTATTGCAGAAAATTAAAACCCATCTACTCACACAGAAAGACCAATAA